In a single window of the Clarias gariepinus isolate MV-2021 ecotype Netherlands chromosome 16, CGAR_prim_01v2, whole genome shotgun sequence genome:
- the hoxb4a gene encoding homeobox protein Hox-B4a: protein MAMSSYLINSNYVDPKFPPCEEYSQSDYLPSHSPDYYSAQRQEPSFQHESIYHQRSGCADPPYSSCQGPGQPSVVMSPRGHVLNPAALSTPLPESSHPCDSVTPSPPPACGQTPINQSTPSATSRKDPVVYPWMKKVHVNIVSPNYSGGEPKRSRTAYTRQQVLELEKEFHYNRYLTRRRRVEIAHTLCLSERQIKIWFQNRRMKWKKDHKLPNTKIRSSNSANSSLNGGPLCSNQNRSNGPPQTL from the exons ATGGCCATGAGTTCCTATTTGATCAACTCCAACTATGTGGACCCCAAGTTTCCACCGTGCGAAGAGTACTCCCAAAGCGACTACCTACCCAGTCACTCTCCGGACTACTATAGCGCCCAGAGGCAAGAGCCATCGTTCCAGCATGAATCGATCTACCATCAGCGGTCGGGCTGCGCCGATCCACCCTACTCGTCGTGCCAGGGTCCAGGGCAGCCCTCTGTGGTGATGTCTCCTCGGGGTCACGTACTAAACCCTGCTGCACTCTCGACCCCTCTTCCAGAATCAAGCCACCCCTGCGACTCGGTAACTCCGAGCCCTCCGCCTGCTTGCGGTCAGACCCCTATTAACCAAAGCACTCCTTCGGCCACTTCACGAAAGGATCCCGTGGTGTACCCCTGGATGAAAAAGGTCCACGTAAATATCG TGAGCCCGAACTATTCGGGGGGAGAACCCAAGCGCTCACGCACAGCTTACACGCGACAGCAAGTTCTTGAGCTGGAGAAAGAGTTCCACTACAACCGCTATCTTACTCGCCGGCGTAGGGTGGAAATCGCCCACACCCTTTGTCTCTCAGAACGACAGATAAAGATCTGGTTTCAAAACCGGCGCATGAAGTGGAAGAAAGACCATAAGCTGCCCAACACGAAGATCCGCTCCAGCAACTCGGCCAACTCGAGTTTAAACGGCGGCCCCTTGTGCAGTAATCAGAACCGTTCTAATGGACCTCCACAGACTCTATAG